Proteins from a single region of Campylobacter sputorum:
- a CDS encoding ATP phosphoribosyltransferase regulatory subunit has protein sequence MSDMKSKIYEHEIPKGSRLYFGKSASLKRKIEHIASNLLSKEGFSEILTPYFSYHQDLSIENSSLIRFSDIQNNEISLRADSTIDVARIVQRRLKDTKQNRWFYIQPVFKYPSIEIYQIGAEIFGQNDLNIGVEIAINLFKEFDLKPYLQISNMEIPKLVCSLLNLDISIFEKAEVEKIYSQKQPWLEKLCLLSKAENITNLIKEIPNELKEPLEEIKELALGSKYENICVAPLYFSSMRYYDKLFFRFLHNNKYLSSGGSYEIGGIKSCGFCIFTDVMIENLIETKGF, from the coding sequence ATGAGTGATATGAAATCTAAAATTTATGAACACGAAATACCAAAAGGAAGTAGACTTTATTTTGGAAAAAGTGCCTCACTAAAAAGAAAAATAGAACATATTGCTAGCAATCTTTTAAGCAAAGAAGGTTTTAGCGAGATACTAACTCCGTATTTTTCATATCATCAAGATCTTAGTATTGAAAACTCATCGCTTATACGTTTTAGCGACATACAAAACAATGAAATAAGTCTTAGAGCTGATAGCACCATAGATGTTGCAAGAATAGTCCAAAGAAGACTAAAAGATACTAAACAAAACAGATGGTTTTATATACAACCTGTTTTTAAATATCCAAGCATAGAAATTTATCAAATAGGTGCTGAAATTTTTGGGCAAAATGATTTAAATATAGGCGTAGAAATAGCTATTAATTTATTTAAAGAATTTGATCTTAAACCGTATTTACAGATAAGCAATATGGAAATTCCAAAACTTGTTTGTTCTCTTTTAAATTTAGATATAAGTATTTTTGAAAAAGCTGAAGTTGAGAAAATTTACTCACAAAAACAGCCATGGTTAGAAAAACTTTGTTTGCTAAGCAAAGCTGAAAATATAACTAATCTTATAAAAGAAATTCCAAATGAATTAAAAGAACCTTTAGAAGAGATAAAAGAGCTTGCCCTTGGCTCTAAGTATGAAAATATATGCGTAGCACCACTTTATTTTTCTTCTATGAGATATTATGATAAACTATTCTTTAGATTTTTACACAACAATAAATATTTAAGTAGCGGTGGAAGTTATGAGATAGGTGGCATAAAGTCTTGTGGTTTTTGTATTTTTACAGATGTGATGATTGAAAATTTAATTGAAACAAAAGGATTTTAA
- a CDS encoding PAS domain S-box protein: protein MVLSTKAIRNIYLNNIIYTIVVLLFFAFSIIFKINEISKEISFSLEKSDSLIAFFIQNTIKDIQNSQLNDINTSFLFQKIPYLRAVYNLDKQGNVLNIDKSTNEAEYVTNFSGYILQNPNQESIFHISKTKIYKNKDKSIFFIIKNMDGYLAGEFNLEKLYEYFNENKILDKNTILLNSSGNAIFKEDIKTMNYRSIYEYLGSLTKINSFGINLNTKKDLIIYKITKNPKYHFILLYNFNLFNALSPSVFIVILMISFFILMFIAMKLTIKSLETNLLLPIKNLKNMIKNIRNFNIKKEDIISYKSKNEDFNEILDDISYMYKKYKDIRHFLKDAYYKDNYIFNQSSLIILMINAYDGSIIDASKGAIKFYKYKKEALLNKTIFDIDITPENKFELEKLRYPYKKIHIFKAKHILCDMSIKDVLVETSYTKIQNKMYQIVIARDITYETNLIKGIKQEHQILDISPFTVFYFSDRGLKKVNFVSYTVSRILGYEQEEIMNENFDIYTILHPDDVSKLISIFKTNMRLTHINSVNTQFEQPCRVLHKNGTYTWFNLFFRIIKNKKQSIQTIIYAINYADILKQKNNFEHQIQKYKNLILSCNIITFEINLKTNIISFSENLSTKFDLNTKDKVISMNINSFKKLVNEDDFKKLDYSISEHANNKKDFFKEEIRVIGKDGKEIWVLLRGKIITRDQNKEPLIIYGGLMDIDFQKKLTNLSILHKEVFLNSSQSMIITDEKSNIIETNKAFDNFFGYQNIIGQNLKILKSAKNDIKKYKKVLDYIRHTDYYRDILWIKAADDSSILSMFSVTKIKDEVGNIKNYVISFHTISENTK, encoded by the coding sequence AAATATATATTTAAACAACATAATATATACAATTGTGGTTTTATTATTTTTTGCTTTTAGCATTATCTTTAAAATTAATGAAATATCTAAAGAGATTAGTTTTTCTTTGGAAAAAAGCGACTCTTTGATTGCTTTTTTTATTCAAAACACTATAAAAGATATACAAAATTCACAATTAAATGATATTAATACAAGTTTTTTATTTCAGAAAATACCGTATTTAAGAGCTGTATATAATCTAGATAAACAAGGAAATGTGCTTAATATCGACAAATCAACCAATGAAGCTGAATATGTTACAAATTTCTCAGGGTATATTTTGCAAAATCCAAATCAAGAATCTATTTTTCACATAAGCAAAACCAAAATATATAAAAATAAAGATAAGTCCATATTTTTTATAATAAAAAATATGGATGGATATCTTGCTGGAGAATTTAATTTAGAAAAATTATATGAATATTTTAATGAAAATAAAATTTTAGATAAAAACACTATTTTATTAAATTCAAGCGGAAATGCTATCTTTAAAGAAGATATAAAAACAATGAATTATCGCAGTATTTACGAATATTTAGGCAGTTTAACAAAAATAAACTCATTTGGCATAAATTTAAATACAAAAAAAGATTTAATAATCTACAAAATTACAAAAAATCCAAAATATCACTTTATTTTACTATATAATTTTAATTTATTTAATGCATTGTCTCCATCTGTTTTTATAGTTATTCTTATGATAAGCTTTTTTATACTTATGTTTATAGCTATGAAGCTTACTATAAAATCTCTTGAAACAAATTTGCTCTTGCCTATAAAAAATCTTAAAAATATGATAAAAAACATAAGAAATTTTAACATAAAAAAAGAAGATATCATAAGTTACAAATCTAAAAATGAAGACTTCAATGAAATTTTAGACGACATATCATATATGTATAAAAAATATAAAGATATAAGACATTTTTTAAAAGACGCATATTATAAAGATAACTATATATTTAACCAAAGCTCTTTGATTATATTAATGATAAATGCATATGATGGAAGTATAATTGATGCTAGCAAGGGTGCCATTAAATTTTACAAATATAAAAAAGAAGCTCTTTTAAACAAAACTATCTTTGATATAGATATAACTCCTGAAAATAAATTTGAACTAGAAAAACTTAGATATCCATATAAAAAAATACACATTTTTAAAGCTAAACATATACTCTGTGATATGAGTATAAAAGATGTTTTAGTCGAGACAAGTTATACAAAAATACAAAATAAAATGTATCAAATAGTAATCGCAAGAGACATAACATACGAAACAAATTTGATAAAAGGCATAAAACAAGAACATCAAATTTTAGATATATCACCATTTACCGTATTTTATTTTAGCGATAGAGGCCTTAAAAAAGTTAATTTTGTTTCATATACTGTAAGTAGAATTTTGGGCTATGAGCAAGAAGAGATAATGAATGAAAATTTTGATATTTACACAATATTACATCCAGATGATGTAAGCAAACTCATAAGTATTTTTAAAACAAATATGAGATTAACTCATATAAATAGTGTAAATACTCAGTTTGAACAACCTTGCAGGGTTCTTCATAAAAATGGAACATACACTTGGTTTAATTTATTTTTTAGAATCATAAAAAACAAAAAACAATCTATACAAACTATCATATATGCTATTAATTATGCAGATATTTTAAAACAAAAAAATAATTTTGAACACCAAATACAAAAATACAAAAATCTAATATTGTCTTGCAACATAATAACTTTTGAAATAAATTTAAAAACAAATATTATTTCATTTAGCGAAAATCTATCTACAAAATTCGATTTAAATACAAAAGATAAAGTTATAAGTATGAATATTAATTCATTTAAAAAACTCGTTAATGAAGATGATTTTAAAAAACTAGATTATTCTATAAGCGAACATGCAAACAATAAAAAAGACTTTTTTAAAGAAGAGATTAGAGTTATAGGAAAAGATGGCAAAGAAATTTGGGTTTTATTAAGAGGTAAAATTATCACAAGAGATCAAAATAAAGAGCCTTTGATTATTTATGGTGGACTCATGGATATAGATTTTCAAAAGAAACTTACAAATTTGTCAATCTTACATAAAGAAGTATTTTTAAATTCCTCTCAAAGTATGATTATAACAGATGAGAAAAGCAACATAATAGAAACAAACAAGGCTTTTGATAATTTTTTTGGATATCAAAATATAATAGGACAAAATTTAAAAATTTTAAAATCTGCTAAAAACGATATCAAAAAATACAAAAAAGTGCTAGATTATATAAGGCATACTGATTATTATAGGGATATTTTATGGATAAAAGCAGCCGATGATAGTTCTATTTTATCTATGTTTAGCGTAACTAAGATAAAAGATGAGGTTGGTAATATAAAAAATTATGTTATAAGTTTTCACACTATAAGTGAAAATACCAAATAG